A region from the Rhizoctonia solani chromosome 13, complete sequence genome encodes:
- a CDS encoding WW domain protein has product MNQAGDAVPEPAPFVDNPRLWEGLPSQTNRYDDVFAGPRATRTMMPGSRSALANIDGDARPQLIAVPTGWTEYIHPAEGQVSKVYEKGSCGNLIAVFRRPYYYNSELRIVTETYIRHPNQLTFIEEWYSVFRELRNRVLPSATNFDVFLDCDGRNTCRYYMIDHANRTICWLRQRQTSDIGIADVRSVLGLRALLFEEYWTHLEYVPKNENHLGAVRSELQGALASCLLDHMTSEGSTSPFTKTECKSYLFALNQAAESGHMLYLNWSIARIMGLLVHSRNVNLYGQYGARLDRTATVEGRRHPPRSEGYMYKNVLLGGGPVIHLNRLENLWVDRIIYTHHWRGLLNDLIEEWSMAVAGAGVMWASNMVFVASPSVDIITKTICGISAIAAGATGVFTLHMIREHRSLGKYAAHAANYFQLYESHATGLQGLSIKYSVPWAGVVWSFGVTCVTLVFYLFSSFLVLAGAHLHVLVTAFLVTGAYVYARGVSPFMHDIRRVAHRIGIINAPPAPATPVARSFPGGDSVDALVLPPPDYEPRRD; this is encoded by the exons ATGAACCAGGCAGGAGACGCAGTGCCTGAGCCTGCGCCTTTTGTGGACAATCCTAGGCTTTGGGAAGGGCTTCCCAGTCAGACCAACAGATACGATGATGTGTTTGC AGGGCCACGGGCTACAAGGACAATGATGCCAGGATCTCGATCAGCGCTTGCCAACATTGACGG AGATGCACGGCCACAGCTTATCGCGGTTCCTACTGGTTGGACCGAATATATCCATCCAGCCGAAGGGCAAGTGTCGAAAGTCTACGAAAAAGGCAGCTGTGGGAACCTAATCGCTGTTTTTAGGCgcccgtactactacaacaGTGAACTTCGTATTGTGACCGAAACATACATACGCCATCCTAACCAGCTAACATTTATTGAAGAGTGGTATTCTGTGTTTCGAGAGCTACGAAACAGAGTTCTCCCCAGTGCAACTAACTTTGATGTGTTTCTGGATTGTGATGGGCGGAATACGTGTCGCTACTACATGATTGACCATGCAAACCGAACAATCTGCTGGCTTCGTCAGCGCCAAACATCTGACATAGGAATTGCCGATGTTCGCAGTGTTCTGGGTCTTC GTGCTCTCTTATTCGAAGAATATTGGACGCACCTTGAGTACGTACCAAAAAATGAGAATCACCTTGGTGCCGTACGTTCCGAACTTCAAGGTGCCTTGGCTTCGTGCCTATTGG ATCATATGACATCTGAAGGCTCCACCAGCCCTTTTACCAAGACCGAATGCAAAAGCTACTTGTTTGCTCTAAATCAAGCAGCCGAATCCGGACACATGCTCTACCTAAATTGGTCGATTG CCCGGATTATGGGTTTACTAG TGCACAGTCGAAATGTGAACTTATACGGGCAGTATGGGGCACGGCTTGACAGAACCGCCACCGTGGAAGGGAGAAGGCATCCTCCGCGATCGGAAGGATATATGTATAAGAATGTGCTTCTTGGTGGTGGCCCGGTCATTCACTTGAACCGCCTCGAGAACCTATGGGTAGATCGAATTATTTATACCCATCATTGGCGCGGCCTGCTCAATGACCTGATTGAGGAGTGGTCTATGGCTGTAGCTGGG GCTGGAGTGATGTGGGC ATCTAACATGGTTTTTGTCGCTTCCCCGAGCGTGGACATAATCACCAAAACCATTTGTGGAATCTCTGCGATAGCCGCAGGAGCCACCGGCGTGTTTACTTTGCATATGATACGAGAGCACCGCTCCCTTGGTAAATATGCTGCTCATGCG GCTAACTACTTCCAACTTTATGAAAGCCATGCCACTGGCTTGCAAGGTCTATCTATCAAATATAGCGTACCATGGGCGGGCGTCGTTTGGTCATTCGGCGTGACTTGTGTTACTTTGGTTTTCTACTTGTTCTCTTCGTTCTTGGTGCTAGCAGGAGCACACCTTCACGTTCTAGTGACTGCGTTCCTGGTGACTGGTGCCTACGTATATGCACGAGGCGTGAGCCCTTTCATGCATGACATACGTAGGGTTGCACATCGCATTGGAATCATCAATGCTCCCCCAGCACCAGCAACTCCGGTAGCTCGTTCGTTTCCTGGAGGCGATTCGGTTGATGCTCTTGTACTACCGCCCCCTGACTATGAGCCCAGAAGAGATTAA